GCCTTTTCCTCCTAGTGAGATACATTGAAAGATCACGTTttggaactctttttttttttctaatgcgTCTTTCATTTCAGAATTGGCATCTCCATATTATCCCCGTATGCCTTTCATCAGCCCTCTCTCACCTGGTCCAGTCTTTTACCAAGTCCAAGATCTTCCTCTAAACGTAAAACTACAGAAGCaaatacaatattattttaggtAGTACTTTTGTATTGAATCTCTCTTATTCGTCTCATTTCTCTTCTGGGAAGGAGTAATTTAGATGcaaatgtttctttttgttacaGTGAAGAGAATTTGATTAGAGACACATACCTTCGTGGGCACATGGATGATCATGGTTTTGTTCCGCTGCATGTGATTGCTGGTATCAAGAAGGTAAATTACTTTCTGGATGTGCCGTCATGCATGTTGGCCTGATTCACCTTTCTCACTGAATCTTATTTATTATTCTCGAGTCTGTAGAAATTGAGGATTAGCGTGTACTTGTATTCAGTCAATAATAAACCAgatgttttaaaattcaaaGATCATGTTGTAATTTTTGTTTGAGTTGAAAAATCACTAACTAAGCTCAAGACTCACAGATATATTTAGACAAACATAGAACCATAACCagagaagaagataaacacTTGAACCAATTATTCAAACACTATCTCCAATTACtatattcaataaataaaaaaaagaaaaggatttTAGAATTAGTTGACTAACCTCCGTAAGCTTGGTGATTAGCTGCACCTTCTCCCTGTTCTTTTCGTTGAATGCTTCAAGAGCTTCTTTGTACTCTCGTTCCTACACACCAGATTAGCATCTTAATAATGATCCTCAACCAGACATATAATGGATTTGGTTATGTGCAATGGCCATACCTTTTTCTGAACAGTATGACCCAAAGGCTTTAACTCTTTGTTGACAGAATCAATCTTCTTCCTGGCCAAAGCAACTTCTTTCCTCATGGGTTCAGCTAAACCTTCAAGTTCCTAAATATACAATTCAAACCATTAAGCTTCTTAATCATGGTAGTTTTCATAAAAAGGAAAGAACTTTGATCCACAAATCTCATTTTTACCAAATGGATTTTACAATTAGTGATACAAAAGTGGAAACACTCACAAAAGTCCCAAtctttacttataatttaaaagaaaaaacaaaaaaagaagctatTTTTTGTTCAATGTTTCTTGAAAATTTCAATACTTGGGGTCCTACAAATCTCCCCCTAAACATGAATCACAACCACATAGCTTCACTGCATTAAACCCCCATATGTCcaatttttatatcttaatttgtttttttctatgtaagaaacaaaattaaagcacaattctcaaaaaaaaaaaaaagatgaggaAGTAAAGATGCTATACCTCACGGATCAAAGCGAGGCGCTTAGTCTCCTCTTCGACACGACCAAGCTGAGCTTGAACCCTTTCCCTAATCTCCATCTTATTCTTCTCGATCTCCTCTTCTTTCGCCCTGATAGCAGACAAAGCCGTCCTCGACATCTCCTCGTCTTCATTCGACATTTGTCTGCTGAAACTCATGCTTCCCGACAGCTGAGCTCCTAGCTGTCGGCTGTGCTTCGCCGGAGGAGCCACCGTCGGCTGTGACGTCTCTATTGCTTTCCCTCCTTCATCTTCACTCGAAACCCCtttagctctctctctctctctctctctctctctctctctctctctctctctctctctctctctctctctctctctctctctctctctctctctctgtggcagagaaaaataagatattgagagcttttctttttagAACCCAGAGACAGTGCTGTGATATGAACGAAATTGGGATAATATTgatactaaaaccctaaattagATCGAATCGCATATCCAATTTAGTTATGAAAACAATTAAGAAG
The window above is part of the Brassica napus cultivar Da-Ae chromosome C3, Da-Ae, whole genome shotgun sequence genome. Proteins encoded here:
- the LOC125584454 gene encoding uncharacterized protein LOC125584454 isoform X1, encoding MSFSRQMSNEDEEMSRTALSAIRAKEEEIEKNKMEIRERVQAQLGRVEEETKRLALIREELEGLAEPMRKEVALARKKIDSVNKELKPLGHTVQKKEREYKEALEAFNEKNREKVQLITKLTEVSQLILKSFSFFYLLNIVIGDSV
- the LOC125584454 gene encoding uncharacterized protein LOC125584454 isoform X2; translation: MSFSRQMSNEDEEMSRTALSAIRAKEEEIEKNKMEIRERVQAQLGRVEEETKRLALIREELEGLAEPMRKEVALARKKIDSVNKELKPLGHTVQKKEREYKEALEAFNEKNREKVQLITKLTETRE